A region of the Coleofasciculus chthonoplastes PCC 7420 genome:
ATCAAAACCAAATTTTAAAACATGCCAAGATTTCACCGATTCTGGAGGATAGACCTATCAACCACTCTCTTAATTTGACAGATACCAGCTCTGTACCCAAGCCAAACGCCTCCGTTCTAGAGATTTGGGGCAGCTCTTCCCTGAAAGGACATGTCACCATTAGTGGCGCGAAGAACTCAGCATTGGCAATTATGGCAGGGGCGCTGCTGTGTCCTGAAGATTGCCGACTGCGTAATGTGCCTTCTCTGGTAGATATAGGGCGGATGGGTCAGGTGCTGGCGGCTTTGGGTGTAAAGCTAGAACGCCAAGGTAATATCTTGGATATCAATGCTCGTCATTTGAAGCAGTCAAAAGCACCCTACGAGATCGTGAATCAGCTTCGAGCCAGTTTCTTTGTGATTGGTTCTCTGTTGGCACGATTAGGTGCGGCTCAAGTTCCTTTACCGGGTGGCTGTGCCATTGGCGCTAGACCTGTCGATCTTCATGTTAGGGGATTGCAAGCGCTGGGTGCTGAGGTGCAAATTGAGCATGGTATGGTTCATGCTTATGTGAGGGGAAATGGACGGCGGCGGTTAAACGGGGCAAAAATTTATCTGGACTACCCTAGTGTGGGTGCAACAGAAACCCTGATGATGGCGGCGACGTTAGCAGAAGGGGAAACGATCTTAGAAAATGCTGCCCAAGAGCCAGAAGTGGTGGATTTGGCAAATTTTTGTAACGCCATGGGTGCCAAGATTCGGGGGGCGGGAACCAACACGATTATTATTTCTGGCGTTCCCAGTTTACATTCAGTAGACTACTCGATTATTCCCGATCGCATCGAAACGGGTACGTTTTTAGTGGCGGCGGCAATTACTCAGTCAGAACTCACCCTGTCCCCGGTTGTGCCCGATCATATTACCGCCGCGATCGCGAAACTCCAAGATATTGGCATGAGAGTGATTCAGGAAGCCCCCGACTGTCTGCGGATTATCCCGACGGGAATTATTCGGGCGACGGATATTGAAACCTTGCCCTATCCCGGATTTCCCACGGATATGCAGGCTCCCTTTATGGCACTCCTAACCCTGAGTGATGGGGATAGTGTGATTACTGAAACTGTGTTTGAAAATCGTTTAGGACATGTTCCTGAATTAAATCGCATGGGGGCAGATATTCGGATTAAAGGGAATAATGCGATCGTGCGCGGTGTGCCATTGTTATCAGGAGCCCCTGTGGTTGCCACTGACTTACGAGCGTCCGCTGCGCTGATATTAGCCGCCTTAGCCGCCGATGGTAAAACCACAATTCAGGGACTGCACCATTTAGACCGAGGGTATGAGAAGCTAGAGGCGAAGTTACAGAAACTTGGCGCACGATTACAACGAGTATCGGATAACTCCCCGATAAAAGCGTCCTCGGTGGCTCACAGTCCAGTTAATTCCTGACCCTAAGCCACAATTCTTGCTACTTATCCGATAAATCCCCAACTTCTGAATCAATTCATTGGTGACATCAGGGTTTCAACCATGAAGTCGGGGATCTAGAGTAGCATAAGCGTATGTTATGACTTCCCCAGCTCCCCCAGCTCCCCCTGCTCCCCCAGCTCCCCGTTATAACGCCCCATTGACTCTGCCATTAAACCCATAAACCTGACGACTACCGACAAACGGAACTAACTCAACCTCCCGTTCATCTCCCGGTTCAAAACGCACGGCTGTACCCGCCGGGATGTTTAACCGCATTCCCTTGGCTTGCTCTCGATCAAAGGTGAGAGCGTCATTCACTTCATAGAAATGGAAATGAGAACCCACCTGAATCGGGCGATCGCCTGTATTCGCTACCGACAGGCGCAAGGTAGGACGTCCCGCATTCAGTTCAATTTCTCCCTTTTGGATGATTAGTTCCCCTGGAATCATGAGCTACCCTTAACAAAAAATTACAAAACTACAAACAGTGTTCATTTCAATGACAGCAGCTACTCCCAGTGCTTCAACTATCTTTACCGCTGCCAACAAAACCAAATCTGTTTATGATACACGACTATTTAACCTGTTTGATGAAAAGATTATTTTAATTTTGTATATTTATATAAA
Encoded here:
- a CDS encoding urease subunit beta, translating into MIPGELIIQKGEIELNAGRPTLRLSVANTGDRPIQVGSHFHFYEVNDALTFDREQAKGMRLNIPAGTAVRFEPGDEREVELVPFVGSRQVYGFNGRVNGAL
- the murA gene encoding UDP-N-acetylglucosamine 1-carboxyvinyltransferase, whose amino-acid sequence is MNHSLNLTDTSSVPKPNASVLEIWGSSSLKGHVTISGAKNSALAIMAGALLCPEDCRLRNVPSLVDIGRMGQVLAALGVKLERQGNILDINARHLKQSKAPYEIVNQLRASFFVIGSLLARLGAAQVPLPGGCAIGARPVDLHVRGLQALGAEVQIEHGMVHAYVRGNGRRRLNGAKIYLDYPSVGATETLMMAATLAEGETILENAAQEPEVVDLANFCNAMGAKIRGAGTNTIIISGVPSLHSVDYSIIPDRIETGTFLVAAAITQSELTLSPVVPDHITAAIAKLQDIGMRVIQEAPDCLRIIPTGIIRATDIETLPYPGFPTDMQAPFMALLTLSDGDSVITETVFENRLGHVPELNRMGADIRIKGNNAIVRGVPLLSGAPVVATDLRASAALILAALAADGKTTIQGLHHLDRGYEKLEAKLQKLGARLQRVSDNSPIKASSVAHSPVNS